The following are from one region of the Paraglaciecola sp. L1A13 genome:
- a CDS encoding tetratricopeptide repeat protein gives MLTLLSVCSPFSRAAEEIKAVQLYSQDELLRLIHRNEHLTQVVLDDCQLVQDIEARAQTLKIPAYQFLWGDMLAWGVCVTADPERGINFMRQAADQGLAEGLEQLGRYYAQGKLVQQDKERAVVFLREASMLGNQKAQIELVELFLDGYGSPYDYEDAYHWLYNAITNNKKTHQKITSCLTKLEKLMHPKAVRKAKRPLDT, from the coding sequence ATGCTAACTTTGCTTTCTGTTTGTTCACCTTTTAGCCGAGCGGCAGAAGAAATTAAAGCCGTACAGCTTTATTCTCAGGATGAATTATTACGCTTGATCCATCGGAATGAACACTTAACGCAAGTGGTATTAGATGACTGCCAACTGGTACAAGATATCGAAGCTAGAGCGCAGACACTAAAAATACCGGCTTATCAGTTTTTGTGGGGAGACATGCTGGCCTGGGGCGTGTGTGTCACTGCTGACCCTGAGCGAGGTATTAATTTTATGCGCCAAGCGGCAGATCAAGGTTTGGCTGAAGGGCTAGAGCAATTAGGTCGGTATTACGCTCAAGGTAAATTGGTTCAGCAAGATAAAGAGCGAGCAGTCGTATTTTTGCGTGAAGCATCTATGTTAGGTAATCAAAAGGCGCAAATTGAGCTGGTGGAATTATTCCTAGATGGTTACGGCAGTCCTTATGATTATGAAGATGCTTATCATTGGTTGTATAACGCAATTACTAACAATAAAAAAACGCATCAAAAAATTACGAGTTGCTTAACTAAGTTAGAAAAGCTGATGCATCCTAAAGCTGTACGTAAAGCAAAACGTCCATTGGACACCTAA
- a CDS encoding TIGR02647 family protein, translated as MSLTTEMVNEFNLLLKFPTTSLMQGLKVHNDAEPDVIAAAKRLFDKGIITLPDGGYLTDLGHDLIEHAQVVQSALTSS; from the coding sequence ATGTCTCTTACCACTGAAATGGTTAATGAGTTTAATTTATTACTAAAGTTTCCAACGACCAGCCTAATGCAAGGATTGAAAGTTCACAACGACGCCGAGCCTGATGTCATTGCTGCGGCTAAACGTTTATTCGACAAAGGGATTATTACCTTACCTGATGGTGGTTATTTGACTGACCTCGGTCATGATTTAATTGAGCATGCACAAGTCGTACAATCTGCTTTAACGAGTTCATAA
- the rnr gene encoding ribonuclease R yields MSDDPFYQREKEKYENPVASREYLLQMLTDAKKPLSFLEFCHLLNAEDEDSRIGIQRRLRAMEREGQIEFNRDKKYAKLKLEELIQGRVIGHRDGFGFLKRDDGEKDLFIHNAQMSTVLHGDIVLVKESGTDNRGRREARIAKIIEPRSEPIVGRYFFENGVGMVIPDDSRINHEITIPPEYVNGARQGFIVVVEIVQRPRRRVNAIGKVIEVLGEHMAPGMEIDMALRTFDIPHDWPKGVTKQIQDLNEEVPEEAKANRIDLRQLPLVTIDGADARDFDDAVFCEPLDDGGWQLWVAIADVSYYVRPGTALDSEAQNRGNSVYFPEQVIPMLPEVLSNGLCSLNPQVDRLCMVCEMTVSSNGDLVEHQFYEAVMNSKARLTYTKVWDLLKDEEAQANPELHKRYAEQVPHLKNLHDMYRTLKRRRSQRGAIEFETQESKFVFNAQRKIDTIVAVTRNDAHKLIEECMILANVAAATTLSKQKAEALYRIHDEPDADRLTAFLSYLAEVGITHHISKDASPQEFTEVINKIQGRADQELIQTMLLRSMKQAVYSHENIGHFGLALDAYAHFTSPIRRYPDLVVHRALKATIDKKQQRKSKTGGKAYSAEEVETLGEQCSMTERRADDATRDVSDWLKCEFMLDHVGDTFEGVIASVTSFGFFVRLSEFHIDGLLHISALDNDFYHFDETKQHLAGENSGLVYRLGDLLEVKVAGVNLDERKIDFVLANAPPKGRGTKRGTKKSSSGKKGAPAKGSPVSKAAAESSNAKGGVKANPTKKKPRTRRSKAKGATESKPGTKSRRSTVSKGSK; encoded by the coding sequence ATGAGCGACGATCCCTTTTACCAGCGCGAGAAAGAAAAATACGAAAACCCAGTAGCTAGCCGAGAATATTTACTGCAAATGCTTACTGACGCTAAAAAGCCGTTATCCTTTCTTGAATTTTGTCATCTATTAAATGCCGAAGATGAAGATAGCCGTATTGGTATTCAACGTCGTTTGCGAGCAATGGAGCGTGAAGGGCAAATCGAATTCAATCGTGATAAAAAATACGCCAAACTTAAATTAGAAGAGCTGATTCAGGGGCGTGTTATTGGCCACAGGGATGGGTTTGGTTTTTTAAAGCGTGATGATGGCGAAAAAGATTTATTTATTCATAACGCACAAATGTCTACCGTATTGCATGGTGATATTGTGCTGGTCAAAGAAAGTGGTACTGATAATCGTGGTCGCCGTGAAGCGCGTATCGCCAAAATTATTGAACCTCGCAGTGAACCTATAGTTGGGCGTTATTTTTTTGAAAATGGTGTCGGTATGGTTATCCCTGATGACAGCCGAATAAATCATGAAATTACCATCCCTCCAGAGTATGTAAACGGCGCTCGCCAAGGGTTCATCGTAGTGGTGGAAATTGTTCAGCGACCTAGACGTCGTGTAAATGCAATCGGTAAAGTAATAGAAGTTTTGGGTGAGCATATGGCTCCGGGCATGGAAATCGACATGGCGTTGAGAACGTTTGATATTCCTCATGACTGGCCAAAAGGTGTCACCAAACAGATTCAAGATCTCAATGAAGAAGTGCCGGAAGAAGCAAAAGCAAATCGCATAGATTTACGCCAATTACCTCTAGTAACCATTGACGGGGCAGATGCCCGTGATTTTGATGATGCAGTATTTTGTGAACCCCTCGACGACGGTGGTTGGCAATTGTGGGTGGCGATTGCTGATGTTAGTTATTACGTGCGACCAGGTACAGCCCTTGATAGCGAAGCTCAAAATCGTGGTAACTCGGTGTATTTTCCTGAGCAAGTTATTCCTATGCTCCCGGAAGTCTTATCTAACGGCCTATGTTCATTAAATCCTCAGGTTGACCGTTTGTGCATGGTATGCGAAATGACTGTCAGTTCAAATGGCGACTTAGTAGAGCACCAATTCTATGAAGCTGTGATGAATTCCAAAGCACGTCTGACCTATACAAAAGTGTGGGACCTCTTGAAGGATGAAGAAGCGCAAGCCAACCCAGAGTTGCATAAGCGTTATGCTGAGCAAGTACCACATTTAAAGAATTTACATGATATGTACCGTACGCTAAAGCGTAGACGCAGTCAGCGTGGTGCGATCGAGTTTGAAACTCAAGAAAGTAAGTTTGTGTTTAATGCCCAGCGCAAGATTGACACAATTGTGGCTGTGACCCGTAATGATGCACATAAACTGATCGAAGAATGTATGATTTTGGCAAATGTGGCTGCGGCAACAACTTTGTCGAAGCAAAAAGCAGAGGCGCTTTACCGCATTCATGATGAACCGGACGCTGATCGCTTAACTGCATTTTTATCTTATCTTGCTGAGGTGGGAATTACCCATCATATTAGCAAAGATGCATCGCCCCAAGAGTTCACTGAAGTGATCAATAAAATTCAGGGTCGAGCTGATCAAGAGCTAATTCAAACTATGTTGCTGCGTTCAATGAAGCAAGCTGTATATAGCCATGAAAATATCGGGCATTTCGGATTGGCGCTAGACGCATATGCACATTTTACTTCACCTATTCGTCGCTATCCTGATTTGGTTGTACATCGGGCGTTAAAAGCAACCATAGATAAAAAACAGCAGCGTAAAAGTAAAACTGGTGGCAAAGCATATTCAGCAGAAGAAGTAGAAACGTTAGGTGAGCAATGCTCAATGACGGAGCGACGTGCTGATGATGCTACGCGAGATGTATCTGATTGGCTCAAGTGCGAGTTTATGCTCGACCACGTTGGTGATACGTTCGAGGGTGTGATTGCTTCAGTGACTAGCTTTGGTTTCTTTGTACGTTTAAGTGAATTTCATATCGACGGTCTATTGCATATCTCTGCACTGGATAACGACTTTTATCACTTTGATGAAACCAAACAACATTTGGCGGGTGAAAACTCAGGTCTTGTTTATCGCTTAGGTGACCTTCTCGAAGTAAAAGTTGCCGGCGTGAACCTAGACGAGCGAAAAATTGATTTTGTGTTAGCCAATGCACCGCCTAAAGGTAGAGGCACGAAACGCGGAACTAAAAAGTCTTCGTCAGGCAAAAAAGGTGCACCAGCTAAGGGGAGTCCAGTATCTAAGGCTGCTGCTGAATCTTCAAATGCGAAAGGAGGCGTTAAAGCGAACCCAACCAAGAAGAAGCCGCGTACTCGACGC